The genomic region aaatctCGTAATTgaggtgtgtgtgtatatatatatatatatataattttgatgtataaggagattatttatttatatatcaagtgggacatatgtgttttttttaaatgtattatTTGCTAAATTGAAcgaattataaaaatattatttaatcaaggttattaatttatcaagtattaatttatagaggCTTTAGtataattctcaactatttatctcatttcctattaaaaatacataaaagtcaaaataattaataaaataacatattctTTCACTTTCCTAATTATGTGtctaataaatctcaattttttacCACCTTCCAATTCCCACTGTTATTTATTCTCAACTATTTCTCCTATTCCCAATCAACTaagaataatatatatttaatgatctCCAATCGctattgtttttctatttataaaactaataattttttttaatttataatatccacTCATGAATTTTCTTCCTCATTGAttctttcttccttagcttcaataaaaaaaagacctcattttctcaatttcaaTAAAGAAGTagcatttaaataattaatttgatgtttttgaTATTATTGAGTTGTCTCTGTCTACAGTACAGCTAGTGTTCACAAAACTGTACTGAGTTAGATATTTGCATAAACTTACAGCTTACCAGATTTAATATAGCAAACAAGAATGGTGCGTTAATAGTTATCGGATTGCATGTATTATTATAAGTTATTTGCATGCAACAAGTTCATGCATTAATGAAAAGCAGCATAGTGCTGAGAGGAAAGCTAAAGCCTTTTTGCCACCACTTGGGCGCATGATTAAATCATGCATGCATTAAATAGCTTCAAACTTTATCTTTCACAGGCATTAGCAGTCAGATAAGTTTAGACAATTGGCCGCGGATTCATTTCTGCCCGTTGATATTGATGCTTCGActcaacatatatatatattatattcttaGTTGTTTAATGGAGCAGTAAGTGAGTTTGCTTAGCATATTCTTGAGCATCCAATTAGAGTTGTACCTTGACGCTGACAGTGGTTGACTTTCTGAATGATGTGTAAGGCATTATGCAATCTTGTTAAATTCTTTGAAACTCAAGGGACCAATTCTACAAGAAGCAGCATCTTGAAGCATTTAATTCTTTTGGTACATAATTAACTTGAACCACAAAACACCTAGTTTCTCTTTcttacataaaaatttacagcTCTTTTTGGGCTTGGTAATATTGAAGTTTGAATTAAGAAGAAATCCTTAAGCTGCCAAGGGTGATGAGCGAGCTAGCCAGGACTGGGACAAGAAGCCCAACTGGTAGTAAATCATGGGTTATAATAGAAACTCAGCTTTGTCTATTTTGTCTTTGAAATCCTGATATTGGTTTGGCTTCCACCTTCATCCTTGTGGCTAATTATTTATCCATGATGGAGTAGTAAACTATTCAAAGAAAAGGCATGCTGGACTTCGAAACGTGATAAAAACGATTACGGCCCTAGACAAGCTTATAATTTGGTGAATGCAACTAGGAGTCCATGTCATATGGCACATGCCTTTCGTTAATTGGTAATGCTAAACAGGGCCGAAGTTTACAATGACTCAATTTATTCTCACTCAAACAACTTCTCTTCTATGGATGACAATAGATACCTTACGATCGAAATCTTTACCTTACTTATCCTATTAaataagattatgatatcttaTATTTAAGTTTGGATAGTAAAACTATTACCCGTCATGAATTCAAGTATAGTTAAGGTAAAAATCTTACGATATCTATTATCTGAactcaattataaataataaatttttattttaaatattagttttataaatatattttttgtataaattttttattatgagtCTTAAGTtacatcatgttttgatttgataaaaattatatgttatCTTGAATTTAATGttaagcatttgaaattgtctcaaatatattttaatccCCTAAGGTCatataattgtttgaaaaacCATGCATCATtagaaaatattataaaaaccATATTCAgctatgaaaataaaaagcaaatatgccttgaattattatttaattatagtaacAAGATAAGAAGGGAATAGTTGAAGAGAAGCTCCAAAAAGCTAAGGAAACCTTAAGACATAAGTCAAGAGTCGACTCTACAAAAGCTCAAGTCGATTCAAAGGCAAGAAGAGTGAAATACATGAAGTATACAAAACCATAGTTGACCCTAAAGTGGCTATAGTCGACCCTAAATTAGAAAGCTAGATAATTTGGAGAACAACACAGTCATAGTCGACCCTAAAATAGTAGTAGTTGACCTTGGCTACTCTGATGcatgaaaaaggaagaaatcaAGAGACATAATCAACCCTAGCAAAGGCATAGTCAACTATATCAGCCTAGATTTGCACAAATCACGCTTTCGAGAATTGGATCGAGTAGAGGAAAGTTATATTCAACTATGAAACactaatttaagaaatttgaaTAACATAGTTGACCTTATGAGCGTTGTAGTCGACCCTTAAGCTTAAGCAATCGTcaaatttgattcaaacttgtATCTAACGACTCCAAACTTCACACTAGCTATAAACAGACATCTTTGAGTCGTTTAGAAGCAAGAATACCTGAGATAAAGTTTCAAATCCTAAAGAGACCTCCAAAAGCTTATCCTCACTTTCTAGCTTCATTTTAgtcttccaccaagctttgaAAAGTGCTATACTTGCTTCATTCAAGCTTAAATTTCTTCTCACACTACACTCAAGCTTAAATTGCTAGCACCTAGTCTTTTTAAAGACATTTTCTTGCTAAACTTTGTACTTCAGTGTAAATATTCTagcttaaccttgaaaagctaTTTGTTTGTGATTGAGCCCAAGAAAAAGCATTGCTAAAGGGTTTCACTTGATCATGTGAAAAAGCATTGTAAGGGTTTCGTTTGATGCCGTAAAAAGCTATTGTGAGGGTTTCGCGTGATCTCATAAAAAGtttatttccctttttacATGTTTGGTTGAGGGAATGGCTTAGCCATTCCCTTTTTATTCCGAAAGAACTTTTGTTCATTTATTTGGTTGTGAAATAGCTCAAGAAATAGCCATTCCTCTAGAATAGCTATTCTACAAAATCCTCTAAAACTAAGGAATAACTACTACCACTCTTTCCCATGGTATTAACTATTCCATGGTTAAagaataaacttaaaaaataataaagaccAAAATACCTCTTATAAGTTTGAACAATTACAACCTTAtttgtataaaaatattatttttttctctctcctctttctctcccttGATTCCAActtctaataaaatattaatattaaattataaataaaatattaatatttttaaaatattaataattaaaaaaaagaaaaaacttataaataaaatgttatacTTACCTAGACAAGGTCGATGGGCGACCAAGAAAAGCCATGACCGAGGGTAGTGACCTCCATCGCACATGGGAGGGGTGCTACTCTAAGGTCTCCCTAAGTGGGAGAGCCTACATCATTATTTGTGGCAGTGGGGGCCTACGTTCGCTCGGCCCctatttgaaaagaaaaaaaatataaataaaatgttaatatttaaattatcaattattaatatttaaaaaataaattaaacatatataatcataataatatttaaattataaataaaatattaataattaaattatcaattagtaatatttctaaaaaaattgtaaattattcatatttaaaatataaattaaattaaattaaaaataaataattataataatatttaaattataaataaaatattttgtggTGGGTGGTTTTGAGACTTTGATAAAAGATAAGGGATTTTAATGAAGTCTATTTCATTTAAAGGCCTTATTTTAGGCTTGGAAATCCCCAATTTTAGGCCTATCTTTATAGggttaattatatttttttcacttccttGTATCTTTAAGTCCagagtttattttaacttTAGCGCATTGCAATGAAATTAcgtacttttttaaaaaataattaaattatagattattaatattttaaataaagtatcaattattaatttttaaaaaataaaataaaataattaattataataatatttaaattaaataaaatattaatattgtaaaatattaatgattaaattatacataaaatattaatatttaaattatcaattattaatattttaaataaattattaattattaatatgtaaagaataaaataaaaataaataatcatatactGTATTAAAGgatattttttgtctttttatcctctatttctttcttattctaaaattatttttaccaaCGAAATACAGCAATAAGTCATCATAATTATTTCTGTCTTATTTCATTCGTTGTACAAAACTACATAATaactattatattttattattactgTATTATATTTTCACAACATAGCTATTTTATTACATTCTTATCTATTCCGCCAATTAAACTTGCTATTAGTGGATTTGAAATTCATTAGTATTCCAAGAGAATAGATATAGGCATTAGAAAAAgctgaaccactataaaaaTCTTATGTCTTActtctaatttttttgcaTTGTGTTTTATTACCTGCCTTTgactttcaaaatattttactttaatttgttgtttatgcTTTGCTTGCATTTagtttagaaaaatattttaccttgatttattatttatgcTTTGCTTGCATTtgacttaagaaaatattttgccttgatttattctttattaaaaACTGCTTAgcaaaatcacatattttatttttgacacAAGTAGAAGTTTTTAGTTACGAAAAGTCttgatttttatacttagcttttaaaagaattttaaaataccaATTCATCCGCTCTTGGTATATTACTTATTGAGACTTGTACACTAACATTTATAACTAATGTTCGTACTTatcaaaattcattaattattttaaatataattttaaactttcatttatttgttatgaactgactttaatttttttaatttaattttcattaataaaatacataaaaatttattttaaatttactttaattagatatttaaagTAGTATCTAGAATATTTGAATACggataaaaatttcaaaatttaatgggGTACTTATAAGATTTGAATGCCCTATTAAATAATAAGGTTCATGATaaggtaaataaaaaataaaagataccTTAACCATTAACATCACTCACTACAAAAAATGTGACTGAAGACGGCACATTTTTAAATGTGCTactaaaaatacttttaataacacttttttatgctttttagAACATTTTTATAAATCTGACTTCActacataattttttaaatggattataaataaaatgtaaccatataaattatatacaCTAGTAAAAATTGTACTTTTTTACATTGCTACTAAATGCGAAAAAAGTGAAACTAAAATAGCTGCActttttaagattttactGCACAAAAAAATATGTCATTTAAAGAAatgtaattaaaattcaattttgttgTAGTGGCTATTCTCttgttatatattttgttgCCCTCACTATTACTCTTGTTTATATATCCAcaattaagtaaaattttcatcaaatatatatatgaaccgtttaatgtaattaattataaaaaaagcatttttagttttttaaaattttatagaatttctttaaaaaataaaaattatttctaattctattaataatttttgaattttttaaaatctagAAATTATTTCTAATTGTTTGaagtttttaatgaaataaaatattatttttatgttttttatttcttagaattttatataaaataaaaattatttctatttctaaactttcagattttaaaaaatatattttttttggtgttttagattttaagattttctatattctttttattttatagaatttttaaaaaaataaaaaccttttggtttttttttttaaaaatttttagaaattttaaaaattaaaaaatatttttttaactttttagaaattataaaaattaaaaaatattttttttaactttttttataatttttcaatttcttaatttaaaaattttctagtCAATGCAATATTAGCACTCATCAACAAGATCAACACCATATGAGCATTAGTCGACATGATTAATACCGCATCAATATATTTAACgactaataattttaataatttttaaaaatacaaaatctctatttgtataaataatagtaTAAGGATTAAATTCAACATTTTCTTATAGTACCAAAGATTAAGTTGGTTTGACCAACAGTAAACAACATGGTATGCGCATGGAATTAATTGAatgaaaaccaaaaagaaaagatcatCAGTAAATAACATATTAGCGGTTGAGTCTTTAAGGcctatttaatatttattttaggcCTAATAGATTAATAACTTAGGTTTTTCTTTGtcaatacttttattttaaattatttatttctttttaattcttcactttttattttttattaactttttgtaagagaaaaaaggaataaacaaagagtaaaaattaaataatcaataaaacaGGGTCTTAAACATTATTCGACAATTCAagtgaaaatcaaataaaatatagaggaaaattttcattaaaatattaaatatttaattttttatttttcatgcaaaTGATTATATATTCATTTTGGAGATTCTTTGAGTACTCGGGATTCGGTTACCCAATTCCGACCTCAGAAAGAAGCTGGCGCCAATAAAAGCAACGGTAACAGATAGCTTACTTCCACGTGGCAGACACATGGCAAGCCACGTGTCAACAGCATCTTCCAAGCCGGTCTACACAAGTAAACCTCAACCTCTAGGGAGACGAACTCACTGCTCTCACTCAGTCACTTGAAACATTTGTTATGGCTGTGGCTGCGCAAGTGGGAGCGGCAACATATCTGAACGTATGGCGAAACCTGGCTTTGAACCCTCCTCCGAGCCTTTTCAAACCCTCCGCAAATCCCAATCCCAACCGCTTAACCCTCCACATTTGTCGGTGTTCTCTGGTGAATGAGCAGCAAGCTTCCTTCACAGAGCAAGAAAAGCGGCTCATCGACGCCCTCATTGGAATCCAAGGCCGAGGACGATCGGCTTCTTCTAACCAGCTCAATGTACGACGACAAACTATATCCAACACTTTTGAGCTCGTTTCTGTGTTAGTTTGAATTTCAAGAGTAGCAATATTTGACTTTGGTTTTGATTCTTCAAAGGATGCGGAGCGTGCAGTTCAAGTTCTAGAAGGCCAAGAAGGCATGCCAGACCCCGTTAGTTTTTCTCTAACTTCTTCTTCTGAATATTCATCAAACCCCCTTAGGATTTAGGTTTCTGGGTTTTAAGTGGGAATTGAAATGGACGCCTGTCAATGTAGGATTTGCTGACACAATGTTTTAGATTTGGCTTTGTTACTCATTTGTGCAGggtcaaaagaaataaagaaaagtgggaattctttctatttttgcaCTTCTCCCATATCATAGGTTATTACTCAAAAATGGTAACATTATCTTGTGAATATACCTGTAGACAAGCTCTGATCTAATTGAAGGTCGGTGGCAATTGATGTTTACGACTAGACCTGGCACAGCATCTCCAATTCAGGTTACGATTCACCTCTCTGTTTTGGCTTTTACTAGTCTTGTCTGCCCTTCTGCATATGGAATAAATTGCTTCTGTGTGAGATTACTGTAACCATAGATTCTTATGAAATTACAGCATCTTTAGTGGGAAAATGCTTGAATAGAGCATTTTTACCCTCTTTAAATAgcattcttttcttcttccaaaTGTGACAAATGGCCATTAAACATTAATCTCGTTATGCTGGCCAGAATTGTAGACATGGCCATGTTACTTTGTCCTTAATTTGAAGAAGGTAATCACATAAGAACACATTGTCTTGAAATCAGTATTGATCTGAAATGCGATGacaatttgaagaatgaagaaTTTTTGAACAATGACTGCAAGGTAATCGATATTCTGTAAGTGAGGATGATATAAGGAAATTTAGGTGAGTCTGTCTTCCattaatttttcatctttGCTTTACAATGACATTTTGCTTTGTGCTTTTAATATGGTTGTAGAGAACATTTGTCGGGGTCGAATTTTTTAGCGTATTTCAAGAGGTCTATCTTCGGACAAATGATCCACGTGTTTCCAATATCGTAAAATTTTCTGACTCAATAGGTGAGCTAAAAGTAGAGGTATGACTTCATTATCTCTAATGATCACAATAACTCtttttgatgaattatttATGTGTCGGAAACATGTTCCCATGAGTGAACGTAGCTGTTAGTACCCTGGCTTGTTCAAGTTGTGATATTGCACATATTGCTATCTGTTtgtgtttatttatttcctgCTGAGTGAGATTTTTCTCATGAAACCAACTTTTGGCCTGACAAAGGGCAGATAATTTAGATGTAGTTTTTGAGTTATCAGTTGAATACTAGTAATTCGCGTATTCCTTCTGGGATAGCATCCTTAAACAACCGGGAATATGCTATTAGAATTGTCATGCTTAGATTAGGTGTGTAATGCGGACAATTAAATAGGGCTCAGTGCATACAAACTTAAATGCTTATAACTACAGCCATGAGCTACTCTAAGTCAAATTTGTTATACTGTAATGTGAATGAGACTCCTTTTTTGTTTCCGTGACTCTTCTAAAGAAATCCTGCACACTTCAAAACaggtaaaatgataatgaaATAAATCAAACTGGTTCAAAAAATGTATAATATAACATATACAGGAATCATCCAATGGTAACTACATGCCTCTTCAAGGAGATTATGGATTCTGAATCATTATttgtcaaaagaaaaacaattttaattacttttcCTTTTAAACTTTTTGAGGGTAATTTCTAATTGAAAGAGGCCATAACTTACCATCTATATTTCTTGTGTTCTTGTCTGCCATATTGCAGATGTTAAGTTAGTTCATTCTGTGTAAGTCAGTTTCTCCATAGATATCtatctttccttcttttttttttttgttcctttcACAGGCAGCAGCATCAATCAAAGATGGAACACGAATCATCTTCCAGTTTGACAGAGCAgccttttcatttaaatttttaccaTTTAAGGTACCATATCCAGTCCCATTTAGACTTCTTGGAGATGAAGCAAAGGGCTGGTTAGACACTACATATCTGTCTCGTTCTGGAAATCTACGCATCTCAAGAGGAAATAAGGTGAAGACATTTATTGCCTTCatttattctatttaagtgagtatgttataaataaatttcttgCTAAGGAAGTCCAGCAATGTCTCTGTAGTACAGGGCACTACATTTGTGCTTCAAAAGAAGACTGATCCTAGGCAAAAGTTGCTAGCAGCCATTTCCACAGGAACGGAAGTTAGAGAGGTAAAATTaacaaacttaaaaatttgcACATTATGTTGGACAGAGCATGTGTTATTGCGTAGCTGGTGTAGCCTCCCTCCACTAATTGTTGCATTCCAAACCTTTGCAGGCAATTGATGAGTTTATCTCCTTAAGCAAGAGTGTATCTAAAGATGAACCAGTACTCTTAGAAGGAGAATGGCAGATGATATGGAGCTCACAGGTGCATTTAAAATGCTAGTGGCATCTAAGTTCATATATTCTTAGAAGAGACTAAACTAAATagtccttttctttttctttcttttccttttggagCATTAACTGAATCAAAGCTAGAATACAATATCCttcttgaaaaggaaaaatagaggTGGCACCAGTTAAGGATAAACCGAGGATGACCAGCTAGACATCATGGAGCCTTGCCTCCATATGTTCACTCCTAGCATAGCACACCTGCTTCATCTAAACTTGAACTAAATAGTCATGTTCTTTCTTTAGATCATTGCTTCTCAGTTCTTACTTAGGTCACTTCATTCCCTACTATCTTGTTGCAGTTGGAGACAGACAGTTGGATAGAAAATGCTGGCAATGGTCTTATGGGCAGTCAGGTAAGTGACAGCTAAATGTTGTCAATAACTTTGGCTTTGCAATAATGCCTTGATTGCAGGTAGTTCTCTTGTCCTTAGAATTATCTCATTAGTCTAATTCAGTTCCTCATTCTTTTATTGCAACTGCTTTAGATTGTCAAGAATGGACAGATGAAGTTTTCAGTGAACATCTTACCTGGGGTCAGGTTCTCCATGATTGGCAAGTTTGTGTAAGTCTATCACTTTGCGTTGATGTTGAATGGCTACAAGCTAAACTTCAATGCAAAATTTCATgttagttttagtttattcAACATCACTAGATTAGCCAGttataaacaataaaaaatgctTTGGTGTTGAAATAGCAATGTTCATAGGGtctaattaaaactttatagCATGATACTAGTGAAAGCTGCCTGgtaaagttcatgaatatgaacTTCTGATATGATATGGATCTCAATGTTGTTCTTGACAATGCTTACAACTTGTTATGCTACACGCAAAAGTCATTTTAGcttattaagcctattaatTTAATACAAGAACCAGCTTCAGAAGCTCTGTAAACCCAAATGCAGAAATAATTAAGTTAAGAAAAAGTGCAGCCATGAGCTTGTGACTGTAACCTGTCTGGACTCTGGAGCAACATTTccaaaattttacaaaagaGTTTGGGAATCCATACATATACAGACATCAGGTCTGTTTGAAGAGGATGGTAAGCGTTATCAATGTTAACCATACTTTAGCATCCACACATGCCAAAACGGTACTTATTCAACCCTATCtcactcaaaaaaaaaaaaaaaaaaaaaaccaaagaaacaaaagataaCAACAATGCAAAGCTTCTGCAGATTCAGAAAGATGCAAAATGTGTTATCAGTGTTTTGTTTCTGCAGGGGGAAGTTTTTAGTTTACAATTTTCCCCCTTCATTGGATGAActattttttcattaattagcCTGAAACTTGATCTCACATTGCTTGTGCAGCAAATCTGGCACAAAGACTTACAATGTTACCATGGATGACGCAGCCCTTATTGGTGGTCCATTTGGATACCCTTTAGAAATGGAAACCAAGATCAATCTGGAGCTCCTGTAAGATGTGTCAATGAACATCTACTACTATAATTTATAGGATGCTGATTGGTTCAAAGTCTAGTTTCGAGCTTACATTTACTAAATATGCATTTGCAGATACAGTGATGACAAGATCAGGATTTCCAGGGGctacaataatattttatttgttcacCTACGAAAAGATGGGTCAAAATAGATGAAAACCACAGGATCAGGAGATTTAACTTGAATACTTTATACAACAATGTATATAATGGAGTGtttcatttcaattttgtttttctttttaaagttattgaGCATATAATGTTAAGGTGACCACACCCTATTTCAGGGAAATATGTAGGCCACATAAGCATATTATTTGAGAAAATCTGAAGGAGCAATTTATATATCTGAAAATCGGCTAGTAATTCTGTTTTACCATTCTTTGGACGTGGTGATCATAGACATGATATATAGCTTTGAAATTAATCCTAGGATTATACGATTGAAAATTAGCTGTAACTtgccttttattaaaaaaaattagaagcaACCCTGTAAAATTAGTAAGATATTCAAGAGTCAAGACTGAACGAGGATAAGAAAGCAGTTTACTTCTTCTCCAGCACCGTAAGTGCAGAATTGCACCACAGCAGCAACAACGGCAGTATCTGATTGAAACTGTATGGTGGAAGGCTCCCTCCCGATCCATCACTGGGCTTAAAATGTCAATGCTAGTGAGTAGGAGAGCTGATCACATTGGCCATATTTCCAGAATCCATTAACATCATTAAAACCACCTAATCCCTGGGAATGTGTTAGCAGACTTTTGTCCTAGTTGGTTGGATACAGGGGAGATGCAATTTGAATTCAGTAGAATCACTCATGATCTTAGGCAGACCGCCAAAAGTGCAGGGTATGCACTTAATCAACATCagcaccttttttttttccctgaTTAAGTGATCATGGACCTCTACATGCTTTGTTCCAGCATGAAACACAGGATTAGAGGCCAAACTTAAAAGTGCTTAAATTGTCACAACAAATCTGGACGGATTTGTGGAATATGAGTGAAAAATCTCTGCAACCAACCTCTTAAGCCAAGTGCAGTCGTATGCTGCTAGGGAGTCAGCATTATATTCAGCTTCTTTGCTTGCTTGATGGTGCAACTGTGCTGCACCATGATATAGCCGCCAACCCAGAAGTGAATCGCCTAGAAGAAGGATCTCCCTGAATCAGGATGAGGTTTTCTAGGCGTTTCCATAAATTGACTAACCACTCCCAACTGAGAAAGAAATGTCAGGCCTAGAAATGGTCAAATATAACAAAAGAAGCATCCTTCATTTGATCTCAAGTTGAGATTTTGCTCCATTGCTTTGCAATCTGCCATATCGAACTTCTCAACAAAGTTTCTTGATGTAACTTTGAGAAAGAAATAAGCCTTCCTTGATTTCGGAAACCTCAAGTCCAAGGAAGTGCTTGAGCTCTCCAAGATTCTTCCTTTCAAAGCGGATTGCAAGTTTCTCTTAAGCTTGATGACTTGGTATTAGGCATTATCTATTAGAAGAATAACAGTGTATCCAAATTTCTCGTGAAAAATGAAAGCATTAATTTACCGATAAATGGAATATATTGGAAAATTTATATTAGAAGAACAGCATTGTATGGGGAatttattatgaaaaataaaaaaaaaattaataaaatgaagtGCGAGTTGGAGCCTCGGCCAAAGGATGTTGACCATGGTGCATGGGGACCTAGATGGGAGCTTAGGCACATATTTTAAGCACCA from Theobroma cacao cultivar B97-61/B2 chromosome 9, Criollo_cocoa_genome_V2, whole genome shotgun sequence harbors:
- the LOC18589669 gene encoding probable plastid-lipid-associated protein 12, chloroplastic isoform X1 codes for the protein MAVAAQVGAATYLNVWRNLALNPPPSLFKPSANPNPNRLTLHICRCSLVNEQQASFTEQEKRLIDALIGIQGRGRSASSNQLNDAERAVQVLEGQEGMPDPTSSDLIEGRWQLMFTTRPGTASPIQRTFVGVEFFSVFQEVYLRTNDPRVSNIVKFSDSIGELKVEAAASIKDGTRIIFQFDRAAFSFKFLPFKVPYPVPFRLLGDEAKGWLDTTYLSRSGNLRISRGNKGTTFVLQKKTDPRQKLLAAISTGTEVREAIDEFISLSKSVSKDEPVLLEGEWQMIWSSQLETDSWIENAGNGLMGSQIVKNGQMKFSVNILPGVRFSMIGKFVKSGTKTYNVTMDDAALIGGPFGYPLEMETKINLELLYSDDKIRISRGYNNILFVHLRKDGSK
- the LOC18589669 gene encoding probable plastid-lipid-associated protein 12, chloroplastic isoform X2; this translates as MAVAAQVGAATYLNVWRNLALNPPPSLFKPSANPNPNRLTLHICRCSLVNEQQASFTEQEKRLIDALIGIQGRGRSASSNQLNDAERAVQVLEGQEGMPDPTSSDLIEGRWQLMFTTRPGTASPIQRTFVGVEFFSVFQEVYLRTNDPRVSNIVKFSDSIGELKVEAAASIKDGTRIIFQFDRAAFSFKFLPFKVPYPVPFRLLGDEAKGWLDTTYLSRSGNLRISRGNKGTTFVLQKKTDPRQKLLAAISTGTEVREAIDEFISLSKSVSKDEPVLLEGEWQMIWSSQLETDSWIENAGNGLMGSQIVKNGQMKFSVNILPGVRFSMIGKFVFRSSVNPNAEIIKLRKSAAMSL